Proteins encoded together in one Balaenoptera ricei isolate mBalRic1 chromosome 2, mBalRic1.hap2, whole genome shotgun sequence window:
- the PARP16 gene encoding protein mono-ADP-ribosyltransferase PARP16 isoform X2, with the protein MQPASWATVREAAGRDVLAADLRCSFFASALQSYKRDSVLRPFPASYARHDCKDFEALLADASKLPNLKELLQSSGDKDTWAWDLVSWILSSKVLTIHSAGKSEFEKIQKLTGAPHTPVPVPDFLFEIEYSEPANAKFYETRGERDLIYAFHGSRLENFHSIIHSGLHCHLNKTSLFGEGTYLTSDLSLALIYSPHGHGWQRSLLGPILSCVAVCEVIDHPDVKCQTKKKDSKEIDRRRARIKHSEGGDIPPKYFVVTNNQLLRVKYLLVYSQKQPKRASSQLSWVSSHWFTVMITLYLLLLLIIAFCYSCNPSALTMDEKGRSQRTDRKQRATQVIFF; encoded by the exons ATGCAGCCCGCAAGCTGGGCGACCGTCAGGGAGGCGGCGGGCCGTGACGTGCTGGCCGCCGACCTCCGCTGCAGCTTCTTCGCCTCGGCCCTGCAGAGCTACAAGCGCGACTCGGTACTGCGGCCCTTCCCCGCATCCTATGCCCGCCACGACTGCAAGGACTTTGAGGCCCTG CTTGCAGATGCCAGTAAGCTACCCAACCTGAAAGAACTTCTCCAGTCCTCAGGAGACAAAGACACATGGGCCTGGGACCTGGTGAGCTGGATTTTATCCTCAAAGGTCCTGACAATCCACAGTGCAGGAAAGTCAGAG TTTGAAAAGATCCAAAAGCTGACTGGTGCCCCTCACACGCCTGTCCCCGTGCCGGACTTCCTGTTTGAAATTGAGTACTCCGAGCCAGCCAACGCCAAATTTTATGAGACCAGAGGAGAACGAGACCTAATCTACGCCTTCCATGGGAGCCGCCTAGAAAACTTCCATTCCATCATCCACAGTGGCCTGCACTGCCACCTGAACAAG ACATCCTTGTTCGGGGAAGGGACCTACCTCACCAGTGACTTGAGCCTGGCTCTCATTTATAGCCCTCATGGCCATGGGTGGCAGCGCAGCCTCCTGGGCCCCATCCTTAGCTGTGTGGCCGTGTGCGAGGTCATTGACCATCCAGACGTCAAGTGCCAAACGAAGAAGAAGG ATTCCAAGGAGATAGATCGCAGGAGAGCGAGGATCAAGCACAGTGAAGGGGGAGACATCCCTCCAAAGTACTTTGTGGTCACCAATAACCAGCTCCTGCGAGTGAAGTACCTGCTGGTGTACTCACAGAAGCAGCCCAAGAG GGCTTCAAGCCAGCTCTCCTGGGTTTCCAGCCATTGGTTTACGGTCATGATAACCCTgtatctgctgctgctgctcatA ATAGCCTTCTGCTACAGCTGTAACCCCTCTGCCCTAACCATGGATGAGAAAGGAAGGAGTCAGAGAACTGATAGAAAACAAAGAGCAACTCAAGtcatctttttctaa
- the PARP16 gene encoding protein mono-ADP-ribosyltransferase PARP16 isoform X5 yields the protein MQPASWATVREAAGRDVLAADLRCSFFASALQSYKRDSVLRPFPASYARHDCKDFEALLADASKLPNLKELLQSSGDKDTWAWDLVSWILSSKVLTIHSAGKSEFEKIQKLTGAPHTPVPVPDFLFEIEYSEPANAKFYETRGERDLIYAFHGSRLENFHSIIHSGLHCHLNKTSLFGEGTYLTSDLSLALIYSPHGHGWQRSLLGPILSCVAVCEVIDHPDVKCQTKKKDSKEIDRRRARIKHSEGGDIPPKYFVVTNNQLLRVKYLLVYSQKQPKSRASSQLSWVSSHWFTVMITLYLLLLLIVDEVP from the exons ATGCAGCCCGCAAGCTGGGCGACCGTCAGGGAGGCGGCGGGCCGTGACGTGCTGGCCGCCGACCTCCGCTGCAGCTTCTTCGCCTCGGCCCTGCAGAGCTACAAGCGCGACTCGGTACTGCGGCCCTTCCCCGCATCCTATGCCCGCCACGACTGCAAGGACTTTGAGGCCCTG CTTGCAGATGCCAGTAAGCTACCCAACCTGAAAGAACTTCTCCAGTCCTCAGGAGACAAAGACACATGGGCCTGGGACCTGGTGAGCTGGATTTTATCCTCAAAGGTCCTGACAATCCACAGTGCAGGAAAGTCAGAG TTTGAAAAGATCCAAAAGCTGACTGGTGCCCCTCACACGCCTGTCCCCGTGCCGGACTTCCTGTTTGAAATTGAGTACTCCGAGCCAGCCAACGCCAAATTTTATGAGACCAGAGGAGAACGAGACCTAATCTACGCCTTCCATGGGAGCCGCCTAGAAAACTTCCATTCCATCATCCACAGTGGCCTGCACTGCCACCTGAACAAG ACATCCTTGTTCGGGGAAGGGACCTACCTCACCAGTGACTTGAGCCTGGCTCTCATTTATAGCCCTCATGGCCATGGGTGGCAGCGCAGCCTCCTGGGCCCCATCCTTAGCTGTGTGGCCGTGTGCGAGGTCATTGACCATCCAGACGTCAAGTGCCAAACGAAGAAGAAGG ATTCCAAGGAGATAGATCGCAGGAGAGCGAGGATCAAGCACAGTGAAGGGGGAGACATCCCTCCAAAGTACTTTGTGGTCACCAATAACCAGCTCCTGCGAGTGAAGTACCTGCTGGTGTACTCACAGAAGCAGCCCAAGAG caGGGCTTCAAGCCAGCTCTCCTGGGTTTCCAGCCATTGGTTTACGGTCATGATAACCCTgtatctgctgctgctgctcatA
- the PARP16 gene encoding protein mono-ADP-ribosyltransferase PARP16 isoform X3, translating into MQPASWATVREAAGRDVLAADLRCSFFASALQSYKRDSVLRPFPASYARHDCKDFEALLADASKLPNLKELLQSSGDKDTWAWDLVSWILSSKVLTIHSAGKSEFEKIQKLTGAPHTPVPVPDFLFEIEYSEPANAKFYETRGERDLIYAFHGSRLENFHSIIHSGLHCHLNKTSLFGEGTYLTSDLSLALIYSPHGHGWQRSLLGPILSCVAVCEVIDHPDVKCQTKKKDSKEIDRRRARIKHSEGGDIPPKYFVVTNNQLLRVKYLLVYSQKQPKSRASSQLSWVSSHWFTVMITLYLLLLLIVSVINSSAFQHFWNRVKR; encoded by the exons ATGCAGCCCGCAAGCTGGGCGACCGTCAGGGAGGCGGCGGGCCGTGACGTGCTGGCCGCCGACCTCCGCTGCAGCTTCTTCGCCTCGGCCCTGCAGAGCTACAAGCGCGACTCGGTACTGCGGCCCTTCCCCGCATCCTATGCCCGCCACGACTGCAAGGACTTTGAGGCCCTG CTTGCAGATGCCAGTAAGCTACCCAACCTGAAAGAACTTCTCCAGTCCTCAGGAGACAAAGACACATGGGCCTGGGACCTGGTGAGCTGGATTTTATCCTCAAAGGTCCTGACAATCCACAGTGCAGGAAAGTCAGAG TTTGAAAAGATCCAAAAGCTGACTGGTGCCCCTCACACGCCTGTCCCCGTGCCGGACTTCCTGTTTGAAATTGAGTACTCCGAGCCAGCCAACGCCAAATTTTATGAGACCAGAGGAGAACGAGACCTAATCTACGCCTTCCATGGGAGCCGCCTAGAAAACTTCCATTCCATCATCCACAGTGGCCTGCACTGCCACCTGAACAAG ACATCCTTGTTCGGGGAAGGGACCTACCTCACCAGTGACTTGAGCCTGGCTCTCATTTATAGCCCTCATGGCCATGGGTGGCAGCGCAGCCTCCTGGGCCCCATCCTTAGCTGTGTGGCCGTGTGCGAGGTCATTGACCATCCAGACGTCAAGTGCCAAACGAAGAAGAAGG ATTCCAAGGAGATAGATCGCAGGAGAGCGAGGATCAAGCACAGTGAAGGGGGAGACATCCCTCCAAAGTACTTTGTGGTCACCAATAACCAGCTCCTGCGAGTGAAGTACCTGCTGGTGTACTCACAGAAGCAGCCCAAGAG caGGGCTTCAAGCCAGCTCTCCTGGGTTTCCAGCCATTGGTTTACGGTCATGATAACCCTgtatctgctgctgctgctcatAGTGAGTGTCATCAACTCCTCAGCTTTCCAACACTTTTGGAATCGCGTGAAGAGATGA
- the PARP16 gene encoding protein mono-ADP-ribosyltransferase PARP16 isoform X1 has protein sequence MQPASWATVREAAGRDVLAADLRCSFFASALQSYKRDSVLRPFPASYARHDCKDFEALLADASKLPNLKELLQSSGDKDTWAWDLVSWILSSKVLTIHSAGKSEFEKIQKLTGAPHTPVPVPDFLFEIEYSEPANAKFYETRGERDLIYAFHGSRLENFHSIIHSGLHCHLNKTSLFGEGTYLTSDLSLALIYSPHGHGWQRSLLGPILSCVAVCEVIDHPDVKCQTKKKDSKEIDRRRARIKHSEGGDIPPKYFVVTNNQLLRVKYLLVYSQKQPKSRASSQLSWVSSHWFTVMITLYLLLLLIIAFCYSCNPSALTMDEKGRSQRTDRKQRATQVIFF, from the exons ATGCAGCCCGCAAGCTGGGCGACCGTCAGGGAGGCGGCGGGCCGTGACGTGCTGGCCGCCGACCTCCGCTGCAGCTTCTTCGCCTCGGCCCTGCAGAGCTACAAGCGCGACTCGGTACTGCGGCCCTTCCCCGCATCCTATGCCCGCCACGACTGCAAGGACTTTGAGGCCCTG CTTGCAGATGCCAGTAAGCTACCCAACCTGAAAGAACTTCTCCAGTCCTCAGGAGACAAAGACACATGGGCCTGGGACCTGGTGAGCTGGATTTTATCCTCAAAGGTCCTGACAATCCACAGTGCAGGAAAGTCAGAG TTTGAAAAGATCCAAAAGCTGACTGGTGCCCCTCACACGCCTGTCCCCGTGCCGGACTTCCTGTTTGAAATTGAGTACTCCGAGCCAGCCAACGCCAAATTTTATGAGACCAGAGGAGAACGAGACCTAATCTACGCCTTCCATGGGAGCCGCCTAGAAAACTTCCATTCCATCATCCACAGTGGCCTGCACTGCCACCTGAACAAG ACATCCTTGTTCGGGGAAGGGACCTACCTCACCAGTGACTTGAGCCTGGCTCTCATTTATAGCCCTCATGGCCATGGGTGGCAGCGCAGCCTCCTGGGCCCCATCCTTAGCTGTGTGGCCGTGTGCGAGGTCATTGACCATCCAGACGTCAAGTGCCAAACGAAGAAGAAGG ATTCCAAGGAGATAGATCGCAGGAGAGCGAGGATCAAGCACAGTGAAGGGGGAGACATCCCTCCAAAGTACTTTGTGGTCACCAATAACCAGCTCCTGCGAGTGAAGTACCTGCTGGTGTACTCACAGAAGCAGCCCAAGAG caGGGCTTCAAGCCAGCTCTCCTGGGTTTCCAGCCATTGGTTTACGGTCATGATAACCCTgtatctgctgctgctgctcatA ATAGCCTTCTGCTACAGCTGTAACCCCTCTGCCCTAACCATGGATGAGAAAGGAAGGAGTCAGAGAACTGATAGAAAACAAAGAGCAACTCAAGtcatctttttctaa
- the PARP16 gene encoding protein mono-ADP-ribosyltransferase PARP16 isoform X6, whose translation MQPASWATVREAAGRDVLAADLRCSFFASALQSYKRDSVLRPFPASYARHDCKDFEALLADASKLPNLKELLQSSGDKDTWAWDLVSWILSSKVLTIHSAGKSEFEKIQKLTGAPHTPVPVPDFLFEIEYSEPANAKFYETRGERDLIYAFHGSRLENFHSIIHSGLHCHLNKTSLFGEGTYLTSDLSLALIYSPHGHGWQRSLLGPILSCVAVCEVIDHPDVKCQTKKKDSKEIDRRRARIKHSEGGDIPPKYFVVTNNQLLRVKYLLVYSQKQPKRGGPVAEARASQQVAPPYFRLSD comes from the exons ATGCAGCCCGCAAGCTGGGCGACCGTCAGGGAGGCGGCGGGCCGTGACGTGCTGGCCGCCGACCTCCGCTGCAGCTTCTTCGCCTCGGCCCTGCAGAGCTACAAGCGCGACTCGGTACTGCGGCCCTTCCCCGCATCCTATGCCCGCCACGACTGCAAGGACTTTGAGGCCCTG CTTGCAGATGCCAGTAAGCTACCCAACCTGAAAGAACTTCTCCAGTCCTCAGGAGACAAAGACACATGGGCCTGGGACCTGGTGAGCTGGATTTTATCCTCAAAGGTCCTGACAATCCACAGTGCAGGAAAGTCAGAG TTTGAAAAGATCCAAAAGCTGACTGGTGCCCCTCACACGCCTGTCCCCGTGCCGGACTTCCTGTTTGAAATTGAGTACTCCGAGCCAGCCAACGCCAAATTTTATGAGACCAGAGGAGAACGAGACCTAATCTACGCCTTCCATGGGAGCCGCCTAGAAAACTTCCATTCCATCATCCACAGTGGCCTGCACTGCCACCTGAACAAG ACATCCTTGTTCGGGGAAGGGACCTACCTCACCAGTGACTTGAGCCTGGCTCTCATTTATAGCCCTCATGGCCATGGGTGGCAGCGCAGCCTCCTGGGCCCCATCCTTAGCTGTGTGGCCGTGTGCGAGGTCATTGACCATCCAGACGTCAAGTGCCAAACGAAGAAGAAGG ATTCCAAGGAGATAGATCGCAGGAGAGCGAGGATCAAGCACAGTGAAGGGGGAGACATCCCTCCAAAGTACTTTGTGGTCACCAATAACCAGCTCCTGCGAGTGAAGTACCTGCTGGTGTACTCACAGAAGCAGCCCAAGAG GGGTGGACCAGTGGCTGAGGCCCGAGCCAGTCAGCAAGTTGCACCCCCCTACTTCCGCCTCAGTGATTGA
- the PARP16 gene encoding protein mono-ADP-ribosyltransferase PARP16 isoform X4, whose protein sequence is MQPASWATVREAAGRDVLAADLRCSFFASALQSYKRDSVLRPFPASYARHDCKDFEALLADASKLPNLKELLQSSGDKDTWAWDLVSWILSSKVLTIHSAGKSEFEKIQKLTGAPHTPVPVPDFLFEIEYSEPANAKFYETRGERDLIYAFHGSRLENFHSIIHSGLHCHLNKTSLFGEGTYLTSDLSLALIYSPHGHGWQRSLLGPILSCVAVCEVIDHPDVKCQTKKKDSKEIDRRRARIKHSEGGDIPPKYFVVTNNQLLRVKYLLVYSQKQPKRASSQLSWVSSHWFTVMITLYLLLLLIVSVINSSAFQHFWNRVKR, encoded by the exons ATGCAGCCCGCAAGCTGGGCGACCGTCAGGGAGGCGGCGGGCCGTGACGTGCTGGCCGCCGACCTCCGCTGCAGCTTCTTCGCCTCGGCCCTGCAGAGCTACAAGCGCGACTCGGTACTGCGGCCCTTCCCCGCATCCTATGCCCGCCACGACTGCAAGGACTTTGAGGCCCTG CTTGCAGATGCCAGTAAGCTACCCAACCTGAAAGAACTTCTCCAGTCCTCAGGAGACAAAGACACATGGGCCTGGGACCTGGTGAGCTGGATTTTATCCTCAAAGGTCCTGACAATCCACAGTGCAGGAAAGTCAGAG TTTGAAAAGATCCAAAAGCTGACTGGTGCCCCTCACACGCCTGTCCCCGTGCCGGACTTCCTGTTTGAAATTGAGTACTCCGAGCCAGCCAACGCCAAATTTTATGAGACCAGAGGAGAACGAGACCTAATCTACGCCTTCCATGGGAGCCGCCTAGAAAACTTCCATTCCATCATCCACAGTGGCCTGCACTGCCACCTGAACAAG ACATCCTTGTTCGGGGAAGGGACCTACCTCACCAGTGACTTGAGCCTGGCTCTCATTTATAGCCCTCATGGCCATGGGTGGCAGCGCAGCCTCCTGGGCCCCATCCTTAGCTGTGTGGCCGTGTGCGAGGTCATTGACCATCCAGACGTCAAGTGCCAAACGAAGAAGAAGG ATTCCAAGGAGATAGATCGCAGGAGAGCGAGGATCAAGCACAGTGAAGGGGGAGACATCCCTCCAAAGTACTTTGTGGTCACCAATAACCAGCTCCTGCGAGTGAAGTACCTGCTGGTGTACTCACAGAAGCAGCCCAAGAG GGCTTCAAGCCAGCTCTCCTGGGTTTCCAGCCATTGGTTTACGGTCATGATAACCCTgtatctgctgctgctgctcatAGTGAGTGTCATCAACTCCTCAGCTTTCCAACACTTTTGGAATCGCGTGAAGAGATGA